ATTGAAGTCTGCTGATAATTATTTTACCAAGCTGtgatttgtttagttttttgctttttgtgtgtagttttgccatttttgtgAAACCCACTGTTAACTGTAATTCCTGTGcacaaaaatatattcaaaatgtataaaatatataaagactACTTCTTTAACATCATCATAgtgggaaaaacacaaaaatttgCCAAACACATACTATGAATGTATTGATCACAGCTGTTTTGTCTAAACCCTGTAAAGTAAAAGgggcctgtgtttgtttgtgatctGCTGGCCCCGCAGGTGGCTCCCGAGGTGTGGGCTTCATCCGCTTTGATAAGAGGATAGAGGCTGAGGAGGCCATCAAGGGCCTGAATGGACAGAAGCCATCAGGTGCCGCAGAGCCCATCACAGTCAAGTTCGCCAACAACCCCAGCCAGAAGACCAGTCAAGCCCTTCTGTCACAACTCTACCAGTCCCCCAATCGCCGATACCCAGGTCCCCTTCACCACCAGGCTCAGAGGTTCAGGTGAGTGTTGGGGCGGGGAATGGAGATGGTcatggaggagaagagacagtATAGGGTGGGGAAAGGGTTCAAGTAGTGTTTTCACAGCATTTGTACTGGATATGTGATTTTTAAAGTGTATAGCAATGCAAAGATTCTCAACCTTGGAGCTGACCCACCCTAAGTGAGTAGCTACAGCTTAAAATTTGTCATAGAGCTGCAAAGTGGGAGGATTTTCCAGAAGTAAACATTTCTCCAGCTTATACACATTATACAACCGTAAGGGGAGAATTTAACTATGGCTCCCATGGTGCATTTTGGTCAGAAATATTCACAGAGCTTAAAATTTTGTCATGTGCCTTAATAACAGCAAGTGGCAACTCAAGATTGCGCTGTTGAGCAAATAAATGACTTAACTTTCGAATTCACCATTTGGCAACCATCTTGTTCACAGCTGCAACAAGGAAGTGTTTTGAATTAACTATCGCTCTGATTTACACTCTTGATTGGCTTCTGGCTTCTTCTTCATAGCAATAGCAGCCGAATCTCATGGGCATTGTAGTGTTTAGAGAGTCAAGtgacaaaaatcatttttgagCAACAAAGTTAAACTACTTAAAATTGATGGCATGACATAAACATATAGCATTCTGGCATTAACCAGTGGATTATAATGGGGATTCAGAGTGTGCAGCTCCTCTCGCTTCACAGCTCTATTCCAGAGACACGATGATGTAACataatgaaacacaaagtgccctcgacattaaaaaaaaaaaaagtaagaatgGGGTCACTGTGGCCATCTGCTCAAAAGGTTGGGGATCTCCAGGTTAATGTGTTCAAGTCAAGTTAAGAATAATGGCAAGGAAGTCTTTTTATCCTCAAACTTTACAAACAGTAGAAGTTTATACGcataaattatatttcatgtattctGAAACATGTCTTCTAATGTGGTGTGATTGATAGTGTGATTAACATTTGAAAAACTTCTGCACTATCACTGTGTTTGACATCATTAAATGATGAACGGGATTGCTATTTCATATGTGGATATGAGACCTTTAATGCCATCAGTCATCAGTCTCAACCTTGCTAGCAATTATTCCTGGTTTATGTGACCATTAATGCATTTAATCAATGAAACCCGTCTGTTCTAAACAACGGGCCTGATTTGGAAAACATTTGCACCAAATGCAATTTACACTGTTCGAACAGGGGATGTAACGCCTACACATTGAGAGCATGAGTCATAGAGCCATGTCTGTGTATCAACAATGACGCAACTTTTCTCCTGTGAACATTTATTCCAGCAAATGCGTCCCCCTTTTGAACAACAGATGTGAGTTCTGCACCTGGTGCAGGTGTCAATAAAACAGGCCTTGTGAATGCTCTGTGTGGGTCCACCCAGATCAGAGAGGAACTGTTCATAAGAGACTGTGGGGTTCTGTCGTTCACAACTACGTATTTCCCCTCATTTCATCATGCTGCCATCGAGCCAACACTTCCCAGAATATTCCCTCTGAGGCCTGGGCAAAAACATATATTTGGCTATAGGTAATATAAATGTTCAGCAACAAAAGATGCACTTCATTGTCTTTCTTGCTGCAAAGCCCAAATTCTGCATATTGATGCAATGAACCACAATGTTTTagtacatttttgtattttgactTGAGACACAGTACTAATATAAATGTAGTTTTGACAAGATAATACAAGGCATGCTACTCTACTACTACTTTATTAAATACTGTATAGAAATTGACGTTATTTAAGAGAGATGTCTTAAATATTATGAGCAATGggcaaattaaatcaaacaataaCCACATTAATTTTAAGGATTTGGGTTGTTAACCTTGTTTCAACTTTATTAAACTGAGCACCTGAAGTTGCcttaagtcatttaaaaaagatcTTTTTGCCCAGGTCAGTAATCTCCACAACAAGCTATCACTTAACATCATATGCAGTATATGactaatatactgtatatacggCATCCAACCtggtcatttcctgtcactcactaatgacacaaacaaacaatctttctttaatttaaaagataaacGACACCTACAGTACAGATGGTTAGAGCTTACTCTGCGAGGTCACCTCAACTACAAAAAACGTAAAATAATCATATGACATTACGCTCCATCATCCGATCCAACAAGAATGTTTCAGAATTGGAGACAGAATATGTGCTTATacaatttcttctctctttcaatAACACTAAGCCAGTCGTGCTGTTTACTCTCCATCAAAGTCAGAGCTTGGAAGGTATTTTTCTTCTGGAGCGGCTTCCCTGGTGTGACACCTGAGCGATGTAGcgtggctgtgtgtctgtgatacGCCAAGCCAATTTACAGGCTCCGCAGGAGAGCTGTCGCTTCTCATCACAACTCACAACCACAGGACACTTCCTCACTGTGTCCCTGTGCTCTTGCTCTCTGCTCCAAAGCCCTCCACTGAAACCTCAACACTTTAGAAGTTAGAACTGTgtagtttcccttttttttaaatcttttaaggACAGTGCAGAATTACATTGTTTTCCCTAATACAGcatctaaaaatgaaataaagttaaGATGTATAATATTAGTATGTTTAAAgttcaaatatgttttaaaaactaaaaataatgaaGCAAAGATGTTTAAACTATGCCTGAAACTAAATCAAATGTAAATTAgcactgaaaatgaaactgtaaaattgatactcctcttcctgttctacatactttacatacagtacaatccTGCTGCAGTTATAATTACATCTATCCTGTGTGACTAAATCACATGGGCCTGTTGTAACACAAGTTAACGTATAATGTGCTTGTATGGTCCCTCTCCAAGACAGCAAACATAATCGACGCAAACACAATACACCGAGCCCGAGATCCCGGCTCCTTTCCGATCCTCTGTCGTTAACTAATGGTACTAATTAGCAAATTAGCCTTATTATATCCAGGGCAGGAGCCAATTTTAATTGAAAAGATTTTTgtttcaaagaagaaaagacaaaaacgcCCATTCCTCCATTAACATGCATTGAGAGAAAGCACAAAAGCCCTATTGTTTATACCAAGCTTGGAGAGGCAGTGTGAAAAGCAGCATGAGTGTTTGCGTGGTgagtgtgcatctgtgtgcattcgtacatgtgtatgtgtgtgtgagagagagagagcggtactgtgagaaggagagagagagcgtgttagcagcaggttgttttgttgtggcCCAATGGCCCGGCGGCCAGCAGATGTCTTCGTGCTCCCTGGGCCTGGAGCCTCTCCTCTGAGCATCCTCTCCAATTGACTCATTTACCCACAAAGCAGCCTTCTTGTTCCCTTCCCACATAATGGGCTAATTACTGCTTTAATGATTCCATATATCCttttctctacttttttttttctttgcttcaggGTTGCTTTCATACTTTTTGATAATGTTAAGTGAGAAAAGTGCTACAGCACTGACACATGTTGAACCTAGATCATAAGTAGTCCTACAGTATAGTCAAAACGTTTACTTGAAATGTAAAAAGGTTATGTAAATTTACTTAGCTGATGTCAATGTGtggatttaaatgtcagtatgtATCACAATATCATATTATTTCCacgttttaaatatttgaatgcatcttaaacagtttaattttaaaaatgtcagtgtgaGCAAAGCATTagagtattaaaataatattttaaaacacaggtTATAACAGTGCTCTTCAGTCCCGAGCCTCAGTACCCAGAGTTCCACAGGATTTATAAAGTACTACAATTACCTAGCGTCGCGGTGTTAAATTGTCCTTGATTAGAAGATTACTGATGTGTTATCGCTAACATGcaatgtaaatttaaatgattaatataAATtgtattatgattattataattatacaaGTTATTTATTGCGAGCCTTAAAAGCTTAATTGCTTTCTTAATTGCAATCAAATAATAATGAAGTTGTGCGTATatcaaataagaaaataattgtgttgctttaaaatggTGTGATTGTAGAGTGGTTACCTGGGTTATTTTGTGTACAATACAATTTTCAATAAGATTTTAATGCTCAGCTTTTGATAAATATTGtgtggaagtttttttttgcaagaaagcaaatactTTTTGATTGAAAGAAACAACCCTGATAGTCGAGTCAAAGTCACAGAGTTTGTAGTGTTTTCAAGAGGAACGAGGCGTCGCTGGCCAGCTGTTGCTCAATAAGCCGTGGGCCCTGTCCATTAGGCCAGAGGAGTTAATAAGACATGAGACAGGCCAGACCCAAGTGAGGAATGAAGGTCATTGAGTCACCAAGCAGACTGCATCTATCCAAGAGGGCCAACATTTCATACagcccacaggtttctgaagtcTGGCtcttaaatcacacacacacacttacaataaaactgcagtttACTGTGGCTGACTGCAATAGCTGTAGCACACGGGGGCTGAACCTATTATGAAACCACAACATTTCCCAAAACTAACCCTAGGCAGAGGACACTCTCTGACTAACACTCAGCCATTCCACCTGACCTGTTagcacttaacaggttaaccCCCCCGCCGACCACAAAGACAGACATTCACAATTTCATGGCTAGTTTAAtcttcagttgttgttgtttttgttggtccACCTCATAGAAAACATACTAATCATCATCACCTCTCTCACTCACCATTATTCAAATGCCAAACCATTACACTGACAGAACTCTGGACCATTTTTCCTGTCATCTCAGGTGTTCTCTCAGTTGAGTTAACACAAATTATAGAGCATAGTTtatgaaaagatttttttattattattattattattattaatgtccATCTTCTGATAAACCATCAATATGGCGGTATGGATAGTGACGTTCAATTTACTGCACGCTAAAAAAAGGCGATGATTTTCCATTGCGCAGCACTATGGCTAGTATAGCCGAGTGCCATGCTATGCTCCCACCCTGCCGCTATTAGTCCTCTGTATGTGACTGTAATACTGAACTGTGACCAGTCCACTGCTTTAGTCTTGCATAACAAATAAATGGCCACACCTTCAGTAATGTCAATGTGCTTGTAACACCCTCTGCTCTGGCATTAGCCGGTGCAGAGCTACGCTGAAGTGACTGACCCAGCAAGTGCCGACCATACTGATGGTACTGTAGCTTTATTAAGTGATGATAGCATTTTCTGGTGGGGCTCCTCAGTGTAATGGGCCAACTATAGatgggtttgtttgttcttgagTGAGGAGGACCATGCAGTTCCTACAGGGACTTAACATTAGTTCCATTGAGTGAGTCGACCATCTGCCCACCATTAACCCCAGAACCCTCCTTCTCTTTACAGGCTGGACAATTTGCTTAATATGGCCTATGGCGTAAAGAGGTAATTAAAAACTTCACCCAATGCCAGATGTCCATGTTGACTCAATGATTTTTCAATatccttttttctgttctttttttagttGATGTTTCCCTGTATTTTTGCAGTTACTTTGCGTTTGACAATTCGTTCAAGGTCAACTGCATTTTTGgttctttgatttgtttgtttttttcccacgTAAGCTTGAGTTGGTTTTAAATCCCTACCAACAAGTtaaggtattaaaaaaaaaacagaaaacaatcagtctttgttttcagtggtgatgaatttgctttgttttgattatGACAAGTGCTGGTGTTGTTTGGATTGTTTTGGGTTGTTTCTGTGTACTGAATGGATTTTGTTCTCTGGTGTAAAACTCCTAATTTctaggtgtgtttttttctaccGGATTCAGGTTCTCCTGCCTTGTCACTCAGAGCTATAGCTTGGGAACAGTTTCTCTTTAGAAACTTTCAATTTGTCACTTCAGCATTAGAATAAAACCTGTATGTACATCCACTATCAACTATATCCACAATCGTTGATGCGATTATTTTACATCTGTGCAGCAGAAGCCATGACAAAATTCTATATTGCCTTAATGTCTTGACTTGACCAGCTGAGATTAGGTCATATTTAGCGAGCACATGGGATGAGGCTGGATGAACCTGGATCCCTGctggaaacaggaaatgctgTTTCACTGCAGACAGCTCCAGCTTTGCTCGGCACTGCTCTGCTCGAATTCCTTCCTTTTCGCCTCCATGTTTCATTTTGCTTTCTCGCTACCATAGGTATTACATAACCCAGAGCAGCAGCCACTGTGGTGATAGATGTTTCATGTGCTGACGGTGGCATCTTGCATGTTGCAAGCACAGGGGACACCATCTGAAGTCAGCTTAGCAACTCAAACAGAGATGAAGTTTTAGCTTGAGGGAAATCTTCCTGTAGTGCCTCCCATACCCAATAAGCACCTGAGTCTGAGTCTTAACATAATTTTAAGGTGAAGTCAGAAGTGCTTTTCAGTGATCAGAGGTTAttatttgaaagaaaacaggagaaaggTGTTGAGAGCTGAAGATGGTGGCTTTAGAAAGTACAGAATAGATATCTGATCAGCTACACTGTTGCTATGCAACCCCTGGTCTCGTCTGTAACATTGGCTAGTGTTCGGTCCCGCTCTGATGGGTACACTCGcatgcacatttacacacagtcgcacacatacatatagGCGCATTCACCTCGACATCCTCGCAGTGGCAGTGTTAGCTAGCCTCCAAAACCGTCACACTCTCACAAACCTCTTTCACACACTCCAGTTTTTGCATACAAATCACCacccaagttttttttttttgcccagcAGGAAAGGCCTGAAAGCAGCCGAGCATGTCAGACAAGGCCTCGGCGTGATGAGGCCCGTTAAGATTTCACCTGCTCGACgttgaagaaaatattaaatcacCTCAACAAGACATTGAGGCCATGTAGAGATGTGAGACAAAGGATTTAGAGCCCATTATGATACAGATTGCTGCTGCAGCAACCCTGTGGTGATTATGAAAAATCCCTTGTGTCTCAGTCATATAGATTTATAATACTATAATCTTTTTACGGGTGTTGTCTTAATCATAGAGATAGATACAGAAATATAATCTGTTTATCTTATACTAGTACAGCACGTTTAATCAAAAGAAGTCTAAACAGTGCAGAGAGACCTAGGCCGTCGATGAGCTAACCACCCTGGGCGCTCGTTTTAGCGtccacagcaacagcaactgCAATGGCCAGAAGCAAACTCTGCATGACCAAAGTCATGCAGGAAGGTCGTAGTGATTGCCGACCATATATAGTCGCTTGAGAGAGAGGGTTGGGGGCCCTGAGCAGCAAGCAGCGCTATCGATCAGTGCCACGAGCTCTGgaatagaacagaatagaacACCCTGCAGACTGcgggaggagtgggaggaatACACTTTGTACCTTAATGCCACTGGGCTGTAAAGTGCTTCCATTTTTCCATTtacttccctccctccctttccttaAGAAAGCAGCATCCTCTGAGACAGCTGCAGCAAAGCGGAAATCTCAATTAAAGCACACCCAATAATGCCTATAGTCGTTTCTTGGAGAGAGGTGGCATAAGAAATGAACCTTTTTATCTCATTTaccttttatttaaaagtggggattttttttttcctcttttccctttcctttGAGCGGAAAGGCAATTAAGTGAAGTCAACTGAGGATTCAAATCTCTTGCATcacaagaaaaaaggagaagattATGAGGCGAATGAGAACAGATTTAGCAGACTGGTGCATGATCTTTGATGGATTTCTAGCAACGGTTTAATTCAACGACTTCCTGCAATTTAACTCCTAAAGGAGCCACTTaaggacacaaagagaaaacctTCGCCTGCATCTCCTTCAGCAAATATAGCCCAGCACGCAGCACTGTCATCATCCGTTACAGGAGGCCTTTCAGAATTGAGCTTCTCAGGGAGAATCTAGTAGTAGCTACGCAGATACACATAGTTAGTCATGCATttagacataaacacacacacacatacagtaaatatccaTACATATTCTAATTCTAGTGAATCTGTGTATTTGGCTTGCAGGTcatttttttgtggtttgatcTAAAAACATGTACAGATGTTTTTAAgctatttttttgtaatatggCTGTAGATAGTGGTGTATTATGCAGGTCAGCGTTATGGCAAGTTTTTAGATTTGGAAGGAGGATTCTTTTTAAAAGTGTTGcctctcaaaaaacaaaatggagatAGGTTTTTCACCGGTTTATGGCCATTTCATGTCAGACATTGAGTTTCACTGTATGCCTTAATCTGTTCAATTAAAActtgctcttctctctcttcccttctttCTGCTCTCCCTCCATTTTCCCcactctgcctctcctctcaggTTTTCCCCCATCACTATTGACAGCATGACCAGCCTAGTCGGCATGAACATCCCCGGGCACACGGGCACCGGTTGGTGCATCTTTGTGTACAACCTGTCCCCAGATTCGGATGAGAGCGTGCTCTGGCAGCTGTTTGGGCCCTTCGGCGCAGTCAACAATGTCAAGGTGATCCGTGACTTCAACACCAACAAGTGCAAAGGCTTCGGCTTCGTCACCATGACGAATTACGACGAGGCAGCCATGGCCATCGCCAGTCTCAACGGCTACAGGTTGGGCGACCGCGTCTTGCAAGTCTCCTTCAAGACTAACAAGACACACAAGTCCTGAACTTTAACAGGTAGAAGCAGTTACCCCGCGACTTTGTCTGCTCCAAAATTGCCCCCAACCACCCCCTCCCCATCCCCCTTCTTCACCTCCACCCGACCCTTAGCCCCTTCAGTCACTACTACCACCCTACTACAGCCATCCAACACAGCAAACTCAAACTCCAACTGGAACACAAAGCAACCGACAAACCATCAAACAAATTGAACTAGAAATGGCTTATATTATAACTTTGGACCTATAAGCCAATGTTGCCTAAGtattacaaaaatgaaatgatgaaaatgttcatGAGTTTTTGGAAGCTCCTGTGATAATGCAGGCTTCTCTTTGTTGTATATTCTGTTCGTTGTGgttgttaaaaatgattttttctcttctgtgtaAACAGTAGCAAATCCCTGTATCCCCTTATTTCAGAGAAGAGAATGTCCTTTTTAGATTGaaaccttttctctgtcttgattcaggatttgtttttcttttgtaaatccGGATCCACTGTCGTTAGTATTATATACCTCCCTGTCGGTGAAAGGGAGGGGGCTCTTTTTTAAATTGGTgaaccattcattcatttttagtgTGTATCAAAAACTTCCCCTTATCGATTATAGATGGGATTCCACAATCCCGGTAACTCtgatgtagaaaaaaagaatttctaacattgtttttgttttgtatcgcaaacaaaacataatgtcTTTCCTCACAGGGGTTCAGGGAGATGGGGTGAGGGAGGGGATGGGTTAGCTTTCCTGATGACACGTTCagtaatttaagaaa
Above is a window of Larimichthys crocea isolate SSNF chromosome XVII, L_crocea_2.0, whole genome shotgun sequence DNA encoding:
- the elavl4 gene encoding ELAV-like protein 4 isoform X9; the protein is MIISNMEAPVTNGPSGGGTTANGPTTNSRGCPSPMQTGPTNDDSKTNLIVNYLPQNMTQEEFRSLFGSIGEIESCKLVRDKITGQSLGYGFVNYIDPKDAEKAINTLNGLRLQTKTIKVSYARPSSASIRDANLYVSGLPKTMTQKELEQLFSQYGRIITSRILVDQVTGPAGGSRGVGFIRFDKRIEAEEAIKGLNGQKPSGAAEPITVKFANNPSQKTSQALLSQLYQSPNRRYPGPLHHQAQRFRLDNLLNMAYGVKRFSPITIDSMTSLVGMNIPGHTGTGWCIFVYNLSPDSDESVLWQLFGPFGAVNNVKVIRDFNTNKCKGFGFVTMTNYDEAAMAIASLNGYRLGDRVLQVSFKTNKTHKS
- the elavl4 gene encoding ELAV-like protein 4 isoform X7; the encoded protein is MVMGSTETQWRQAELPQLQGWAEKGLLTQPKMIISNMEAPVTNGPSGGGTTANGPTTNSRGCPSPMQTGPTNDDSKTNLIVNYLPQNMTQEEFRSLFGSIGEIESCKLVRDKITGQSLGYGFVNYIDPKDAEKAINTLNGLRLQTKTIKVSYARPSSASIRDANLYVSGLPKTMTQKELEQLFSQYGRIITSRILVDQVTGPAGGSRGVGFIRFDKRIEAEEAIKGLNGQKPSGAAEPITVKFANNPSQKTSQALLSQLYQSPNRRYPGPLHHQAQRFRLDNLLNMAYGVKRFSPITIDSMTSLVGMNIPGHTGTGWCIFVYNLSPDSDESVLWQLFGPFGAVNNVKVIRDFNTNKCKGFGFVTMTNYDEAAMAIASLNGYRLGDRVLQVSFKTNKTHKS
- the elavl4 gene encoding ELAV-like protein 4 isoform X8, coding for MFEISRTLNAALLSNEIISNMEAPVTNGPSGGGTTANGPTTNSRGCPSPMQTGPTNDDSKTNLIVNYLPQNMTQEEFRSLFGSIGEIESCKLVRDKITGQSLGYGFVNYIDPKDAEKAINTLNGLRLQTKTIKVSYARPSSASIRDANLYVSGLPKTMTQKELEQLFSQYGRIITSRILVDQVTGPAGGSRGVGFIRFDKRIEAEEAIKGLNGQKPSGAAEPITVKFANNPSQKTSQALLSQLYQSPNRRYPGPLHHQAQRFRLDNLLNMAYGVKRFSPITIDSMTSLVGMNIPGHTGTGWCIFVYNLSPDSDESVLWQLFGPFGAVNNVKVIRDFNTNKCKGFGFVTMTNYDEAAMAIASLNGYRLGDRVLQVSFKTNKTHKS